The proteins below are encoded in one region of Desulfonatronum thioautotrophicum:
- the rpmB gene encoding 50S ribosomal protein L28, whose translation MSKVCDICGKRPHTGNNVSHANNKTKRRFLPNLQQVRAQMPDGETRRLKVCTRCIRSDAVIKPVAHPVAEA comes from the coding sequence ATGTCCAAGGTTTGTGACATCTGTGGGAAACGTCCCCACACTGGTAATAACGTCAGCCACGCCAACAACAAAACCAAACGTCGATTCCTGCCCAACCTGCAACAGGTCCGGGCCCAAATGCCCGACGGCGAGACCCGACGTCTGAAGGTCTGTACCCGATGCATCCGCTCCGATGCCGTGATCAAGCCTGTGGCCCACCCAGTCGCAGAAGCATAA
- the plsX gene encoding phosphate acyltransferase PlsX, with protein sequence MQQHKPCIAVDAMGGDFGPSVVVRGVLDAMGSDDIKVILVGREPEIQAELSAAKAMDVDVEVVHAEQVVDMQDKPSDALRRKKDSSVQVAFRLVKEGRADGMVSAGNSGATLACGMFTLGRIEGIDRPALAGILPTEKKPMVLIDVGANVDCKPHNLLQFAIMADVLAKSVLGVSRPRIGLMSIGEEEGKGNYQVKLAFDLLRKSSLNFKGNVEGRDVFTGDVDVVVCDGFVGNVVLKLSEGLALSLGRLLKRELLAGFWSRCGCMFSSKALRRFSRRIDYAEYGGAPLLGLKGIGIVCHGASNAKALSSAVHMAAAFIRNRSNDHLLEELSVNRDLVQIQRGPNSVSSRERRGTIGDSPSDFSEITSDMPADQSHKKLVSVRRGHDDTFGHLSMPLST encoded by the coding sequence ATGCAGCAACATAAGCCCTGCATCGCCGTGGACGCCATGGGAGGGGACTTCGGCCCTTCGGTGGTTGTCCGTGGAGTGCTGGACGCAATGGGCTCGGATGACATCAAGGTCATCCTGGTCGGCCGCGAGCCTGAAATTCAAGCGGAGTTGAGCGCTGCCAAAGCGATGGACGTTGACGTTGAGGTGGTGCACGCCGAACAGGTGGTGGACATGCAGGACAAGCCCTCGGATGCCCTGCGCCGCAAGAAGGACAGTTCGGTTCAGGTCGCTTTTCGGCTGGTCAAAGAGGGACGGGCGGACGGTATGGTCAGTGCCGGCAATTCCGGAGCGACGTTAGCCTGTGGGATGTTCACCCTGGGGCGAATTGAAGGCATCGACCGACCGGCTTTGGCTGGCATTCTGCCCACCGAGAAAAAACCCATGGTGCTTATCGATGTTGGTGCCAATGTCGATTGCAAGCCGCACAACCTGTTGCAGTTCGCAATCATGGCCGATGTGTTGGCCAAGTCGGTTCTGGGTGTTTCCCGGCCTCGTATCGGCCTGATGAGCATCGGCGAAGAAGAAGGCAAGGGCAACTATCAGGTCAAGCTGGCTTTTGACTTGTTGCGCAAATCTTCTCTGAATTTCAAGGGCAACGTTGAAGGGCGGGATGTCTTTACAGGCGATGTGGACGTGGTTGTTTGCGACGGGTTCGTAGGGAATGTCGTCTTGAAGTTGAGCGAAGGTCTGGCTCTATCTCTTGGGCGACTGCTCAAGCGGGAATTACTCGCCGGTTTTTGGTCACGTTGCGGGTGTATGTTCTCCAGTAAGGCCTTACGACGCTTTTCCCGGCGCATCGATTACGCCGAATATGGAGGTGCGCCCTTGCTGGGGTTGAAGGGCATCGGCATCGTCTGTCACGGAGCGTCCAACGCCAAGGCCTTGAGCAGCGCGGTCCATATGGCCGCGGCATTCATTCGGAATCGTTCCAACGATCACTTGCTGGAGGAACTCAGCGTGAATCGGGACCTTGTCCAGATTCAACGTGGACCGAATTCCGTCTCATCCAGGGAGCGACGGGGAACAATCGGCGATTCTCCCTCGGACTTTTCTGAGATTACTTCAGACATGCCGGCTGATCAGTCCCACAAAAAGCTCGTCTCGGTGCGCCGTGGCCACGACGACACTTTTGGACATCTTTCCATGCCACTCTCGACCTGA
- a CDS encoding riboflavin synthase, which yields MFTGLIQGPGKVLGIAGRQGDRAGQSDRETRLEIAPEAPFHDYVRGESIAVNGVCLTVESFSADRFSVFASAETLRLTNLGGLRTGMRVNLERALALGDRLGGHLVSGHVDCLARVGEMRQVGQSRWFRLLYPAAFSPLVVTKGSVTLDGISLTVNACGDGFLEVNIIPETWRNTTISTWQPGRDVNMETDLIGKYVQRMLTPWATTSSSAKGSPTARSEGISEAFLREHGF from the coding sequence ATGTTCACCGGACTGATTCAGGGACCGGGCAAGGTTCTGGGCATTGCAGGCAGGCAGGGCGACAGGGCTGGGCAGTCTGACCGGGAAACGCGCCTGGAGATCGCCCCAGAGGCCCCGTTTCACGACTATGTCCGTGGGGAAAGCATTGCGGTCAACGGCGTTTGCCTGACCGTGGAATCCTTCAGTGCGGATCGATTTTCCGTTTTTGCTTCAGCTGAAACCTTGCGACTGACCAACCTGGGTGGCCTGCGCACCGGCATGCGCGTCAACCTGGAGCGGGCCTTGGCTTTGGGCGACAGGTTGGGCGGGCATCTGGTCAGCGGCCATGTGGACTGTCTGGCGCGTGTGGGAGAAATGCGCCAAGTAGGTCAGTCTCGGTGGTTCCGACTCCTGTACCCTGCTGCCTTTTCTCCTCTGGTGGTGACCAAGGGGTCCGTAACTCTGGACGGGATCAGTTTAACGGTCAATGCCTGCGGAGATGGCTTTCTGGAAGTAAACATCATCCCGGAAACGTGGCGCAATACGACCATATCGACGTGGCAGCCGGGCCGGGACGTGAATATGGAAACCGATCTGATCGGCAAATATGTGCAACGCATGCTCACGCCGTGGGCCACGACCTCGTCATCGGCCAAGGGATCTCCCACTGCTCGTTCCGAGGGAATCAGCGAGGCGTTTTTGCGCGAACATGGATTTTAA
- a CDS encoding bifunctional 3,4-dihydroxy-2-butanone-4-phosphate synthase/GTP cyclohydrolase II: protein MALCSMEEAIEDIRQGRMIILVDDENRENEGDLTIAAESVTPEIINFMAIHGRGLICLAMEQDLVEKLDLPMMSSRNESRFGTAFTVSIEARSGVSTGISAYDRATTILTAVADDAKAEDIVSPGHVFPLRARKGGVLVRAGQTEGSVDMARLAGMKPAAVICEIMRDDGNMARMPDLEVFAAKHGLKIASIADLIRYRMKHDSLSVRRVGEANLPTCSGGDFRVYAYESEVDNNVHLALVKGEINPDEPTLVRVHSQCLTGDVFGSLRCDCGPQLQAAMRIIAEEGSGVILYMRQEGRGIGLANKIKAYCLQDSGRDTVEANVDLGFAPDLRDYGVGAQILVDLGVSKMRMMTNNPKKIVGLEGYGLEVAGRVPVEIEACEQNLQYLLTKKEKMGHMLDFKADKEKTRAAS, encoded by the coding sequence ATGGCGCTGTGCAGTATGGAAGAAGCCATCGAGGACATCCGGCAGGGTCGGATGATCATTCTGGTGGACGACGAAAACAGGGAGAACGAAGGGGATTTAACCATCGCGGCCGAGAGCGTGACTCCGGAAATAATCAATTTCATGGCCATCCACGGTCGGGGGTTGATCTGTCTGGCCATGGAGCAGGATCTGGTGGAAAAGCTGGATTTGCCGATGATGTCTTCGCGCAATGAGTCGCGGTTTGGAACGGCGTTCACCGTATCCATTGAAGCCCGTTCCGGCGTCTCCACCGGAATTTCCGCTTATGACCGGGCAACGACGATCCTCACCGCTGTTGCCGACGACGCCAAGGCCGAGGACATCGTTTCCCCCGGGCATGTCTTTCCGTTGCGGGCCAGAAAAGGTGGTGTCCTGGTCCGGGCAGGGCAAACCGAAGGCAGTGTGGACATGGCTCGCCTGGCCGGGATGAAGCCGGCGGCGGTGATCTGCGAGATCATGCGCGATGACGGGAATATGGCCCGAATGCCTGACCTGGAGGTGTTCGCCGCCAAGCATGGACTGAAGATCGCCTCCATCGCCGACTTGATCCGATACCGGATGAAGCACGACTCGTTGTCGGTCCGTCGGGTGGGAGAGGCCAATCTGCCCACCTGCAGCGGCGGTGATTTTCGGGTCTATGCTTACGAAAGCGAAGTGGATAACAACGTGCACTTGGCCTTGGTCAAAGGGGAGATCAATCCGGATGAACCGACCCTGGTTCGCGTGCACAGCCAGTGCCTGACAGGTGATGTTTTCGGCTCCCTGCGTTGCGACTGCGGTCCACAGCTTCAGGCGGCCATGCGGATCATTGCCGAAGAAGGTAGCGGTGTGATCCTGTATATGCGCCAGGAAGGACGCGGCATCGGTCTGGCCAACAAGATCAAGGCGTATTGCCTGCAGGACAGCGGCCGGGACACCGTGGAAGCCAATGTGGATCTGGGCTTTGCTCCGGACTTGCGGGATTACGGGGTTGGTGCGCAGATTCTGGTGGACCTGGGTGTAAGTAAAATGCGGATGATGACCAACAATCCCAAAAAAATCGTTGGACTGGAAGGGTACGGGCTGGAAGTGGCCGGGCGGGTTCCCGTGGAGATCGAGGCGTGTGAGCAAAACCTGCAGTATTTGCTGACCAAGAAGGAAAAAATGGGACACATGTTGGATTTCAAAGCAGACAAGGAGAAGACCCGTGCAGCATCTTGA
- a CDS encoding deoxycytidylate deaminase — translation MRLPWPEYFMGIAKLVAERSTCLRRKVGALAVQEKRILATGYNGAPAGLEHCLDIGCLRQKMGIPSGQRHELCRGLHAEQNVIIQAATHGVRLEGAHIYCTTQPCLICTKMLINCGVGAIFFEQGYPDDLAVNMLCEAGVRFEQLSAS, via the coding sequence ATGCGCCTGCCATGGCCGGAATACTTCATGGGCATTGCCAAACTGGTGGCCGAACGCTCCACATGTCTGCGACGCAAGGTTGGTGCGTTGGCTGTTCAGGAAAAGAGGATACTGGCTACGGGCTACAACGGTGCTCCGGCCGGTCTGGAACATTGCCTGGATATCGGATGTTTGCGGCAGAAGATGGGCATTCCCTCGGGCCAGCGGCATGAATTGTGTCGCGGCCTGCATGCGGAGCAGAATGTGATCATCCAAGCGGCCACACATGGTGTGCGCCTGGAAGGTGCACACATCTACTGCACGACCCAGCCTTGTCTGATCTGCACCAAAATGCTCATCAACTGCGGTGTTGGCGCGATTTTTTTTGAACAGGGCTATCCCGACGATCTGGCCGTGAACATGTTGTGCGAGGCAGGAGTTCGCTTTGAACAGCTTTCCGCTTCCTGA
- the fabG gene encoding 3-oxoacyl-[acyl-carrier-protein] reductase: MSELIKTALVTGASRGIGRAVALRLAHEGYQVFVTYVSRPELAEAVQEVIQSRGGKAAAFRLDVGDSEAVAAFFQERIKDKVRLEVLVNNAGMTKDNLIIRMKPADWESVLRVNLTGSFVCLQEAAKLMIRQRYGRIINISSVVGQMGNSGQANYAASKAGLIGLTKSAAQELASRGITVNAVAPGFIDTDMTSALSEEIQNTYMDRIPMRRFGQAEEIADTVAFLASEGAGYITGQVIGVTGGMYM; this comes from the coding sequence ATGAGTGAACTGATCAAGACGGCTCTGGTCACCGGGGCGTCTCGAGGAATCGGTCGGGCCGTGGCCCTGCGTTTGGCGCATGAAGGTTATCAGGTTTTCGTAACCTACGTCAGCAGGCCGGAATTGGCCGAGGCGGTTCAGGAAGTCATTCAGTCTCGTGGGGGCAAGGCCGCGGCATTTCGACTGGATGTCGGGGACAGCGAAGCGGTTGCTGCTTTTTTTCAAGAGCGAATCAAGGACAAGGTTCGACTGGAAGTTCTGGTCAACAATGCCGGAATGACCAAAGATAACCTGATCATTCGAATGAAGCCGGCAGATTGGGAGTCCGTCTTGCGCGTCAACCTTACCGGTAGTTTCGTCTGCTTGCAGGAGGCGGCCAAGTTGATGATTCGGCAACGTTACGGACGGATCATCAATATTTCTTCGGTGGTTGGACAGATGGGCAATTCCGGGCAGGCCAATTACGCCGCATCCAAGGCCGGGTTGATCGGGCTGACCAAGTCAGCGGCCCAGGAATTGGCTTCTCGCGGGATCACCGTCAACGCCGTCGCACCAGGATTCATTGATACGGACATGACGTCCGCCTTGTCCGAGGAAATTCAAAATACCTACATGGATCGCATTCCCATGCGACGTTTCGGCCAAGCCGAGGAAATCGCGGACACTGTCGCGTTTCTGGCCTCGGAAGGCGCTGGATACATTACCGGACAGGTTATCGGCGTTACAGGCGGGATGTACATGTAG
- the acpP gene encoding acyl carrier protein: MSMEEKVKKIIVDQLGVSADQVTPDAAFVDDLGADSLDLTELIMAMEEEFGVEIDDEDAQKMTKVKDALTYIQSKVA; the protein is encoded by the coding sequence ATGTCAATGGAAGAAAAGGTCAAAAAGATTATTGTCGACCAACTCGGCGTTTCCGCTGATCAGGTCACACCGGATGCCGCCTTTGTCGACGACCTGGGTGCGGATTCCCTGGACCTGACGGAATTGATCATGGCCATGGAAGAGGAGTTCGGCGTTGAGATCGACGATGAAGACGCCCAGAAGATGACCAAAGTCAAGGATGCGCTGACCTATATTCAATCCAAGGTCGCCTGA
- the rpmF gene encoding 50S ribosomal protein L32, whose protein sequence is MALPKKKTSRSKRGMRRSHDAVAIPNPIYCECGELTRSHRICSACGTYKGVQRIAVKEPDAAT, encoded by the coding sequence ATGGCATTGCCCAAAAAGAAAACCTCCCGTTCAAAGCGCGGTATGCGCCGATCCCACGACGCTGTGGCTATTCCTAATCCCATTTACTGTGAGTGCGGCGAGTTGACACGATCCCATCGTATCTGTTCCGCTTGCGGCACGTACAAAGGTGTCCAACGTATCGCCGTCAAAGAGCCGGATGCAGCAACATAA
- a CDS encoding YceD family protein, whose amino-acid sequence MTDMYIETTSLPVEGREFCFEDQRIWADPIHEFHLPYRIAEPFSAVLRIVPHADGCSLEGTLRGSLAIPCDRCAEEFILSVETEFHEFEAYPETASRSDDAWWIVEKDGLYYLDVAGFLWEQLQLAHPDKPLCSVLCRGICAHCGTNKNVGSCDCAPPSGDSRLAALHSLKLS is encoded by the coding sequence ATGACGGACATGTATATCGAGACAACCAGTCTCCCGGTCGAAGGCCGGGAGTTTTGTTTTGAGGACCAACGGATCTGGGCTGATCCTATCCACGAATTCCACCTTCCTTACCGTATAGCCGAGCCTTTTTCAGCGGTTCTGCGTATCGTGCCCCATGCTGATGGCTGTTCGCTCGAAGGAACGCTACGCGGCTCGTTGGCCATACCCTGTGATCGCTGCGCCGAGGAGTTCATCCTGTCCGTTGAGACGGAGTTTCATGAGTTTGAGGCCTATCCGGAAACAGCCAGTCGGTCGGATGACGCCTGGTGGATCGTTGAAAAGGACGGTCTGTATTACCTGGATGTGGCGGGCTTTCTTTGGGAGCAGCTCCAGCTGGCCCATCCGGACAAGCCGCTGTGTTCGGTGCTGTGTCGGGGCATTTGTGCTCACTGCGGAACGAACAAAAACGTCGGAAGCTGTGATTGCGCTCCACCCAGCGGAGATTCTCGTCTGGCCGCCCTGCACTCCCTCAAGCTTTCTTGA
- the ribD gene encoding bifunctional diaminohydroxyphosphoribosylaminopyrimidine deaminase/5-amino-6-(5-phosphoribosylamino)uracil reductase RibD, translating to MNSFPLPENADWIMRQAVALAERGKGSTAPNPCVGAVLTREGRIVAQGFHHGPGLPHAEVEVLRDAAAKGVAPSECILWVTLEPCNHTGRTPPCTQAVVHAGIKQVVVGAADPNPRVLGGGIPFLRQQGVQVLVGVAEQACLDLIADFQTWIATSRPYLYLKMAATLDGRIATRSGDSQWITNARSRQMVHHLRGRVGAVIVGAGTFRMDDPRLTCRHRTDHFSTGHESNGKTQESVVQPLAVIVGTKLPDAQEDRFLLRNRAEETLFWTTPAAARGKAADKLRALGARIWGAGTDSLVDLESCLIRLRSELGVMEALCEGGGGLAQNLVSADLIGEWWLFLAPRTLGDTQAVPLLSGADIPRMAEAKRWRTSRIEELEGDLRFVLHPEAASPEEPRTQEKEDGCSPD from the coding sequence TTGAACAGCTTTCCGCTTCCTGAGAACGCCGACTGGATCATGCGCCAGGCCGTGGCCCTGGCTGAACGCGGCAAGGGAAGCACAGCTCCCAATCCCTGCGTTGGCGCGGTGTTGACCCGCGAAGGGCGAATCGTGGCCCAGGGGTTCCATCATGGGCCGGGACTGCCCCATGCCGAGGTGGAGGTCCTGCGTGACGCCGCGGCAAAAGGGGTTGCGCCCAGCGAGTGCATACTCTGGGTGACCCTGGAACCCTGCAACCACACCGGGCGGACTCCCCCATGCACCCAGGCCGTGGTTCATGCCGGAATCAAGCAGGTCGTCGTCGGCGCAGCGGACCCGAATCCTCGTGTTCTGGGGGGCGGTATTCCTTTTCTGCGCCAACAGGGCGTTCAGGTTTTGGTCGGTGTGGCCGAGCAGGCCTGCCTGGACCTGATCGCGGACTTCCAAACCTGGATTGCCACTTCCCGCCCTTATCTATATCTCAAAATGGCCGCTACACTGGATGGCCGAATAGCCACCCGTTCCGGGGATTCCCAGTGGATCACCAACGCCCGCTCCCGGCAAATGGTTCATCATTTGCGAGGTCGGGTCGGGGCGGTGATCGTCGGGGCGGGCACGTTCCGGATGGATGACCCTCGGTTAACCTGTCGACATCGGACAGATCATTTCAGTACCGGCCATGAAAGCAACGGAAAAACACAAGAAAGCGTTGTTCAGCCATTGGCTGTCATTGTCGGGACCAAATTGCCGGATGCTCAAGAGGACCGGTTCTTGTTGCGAAATCGGGCCGAAGAAACGCTTTTCTGGACCACGCCTGCCGCGGCCCGCGGCAAAGCGGCTGACAAATTGCGTGCTCTGGGAGCTCGGATTTGGGGAGCTGGAACAGACTCCCTTGTTGACCTGGAATCTTGCCTGATTCGGTTACGCAGCGAGTTGGGAGTGATGGAAGCGCTGTGTGAGGGGGGCGGAGGATTGGCTCAGAATCTTGTTTCCGCCGACCTCATTGGGGAGTGGTGGCTGTTTCTTGCTCCCCGGACCCTGGGCGATACCCAGGCCGTGCCGCTTTTATCCGGAGCCGACATCCCCCGCATGGCTGAGGCCAAACGCTGGAGGACCAGCCGGATAGAAGAACTGGAGGGCGATCTGCGGTTCGTCTTGCACCCGGAAGCGGCATCCCCTGAAGAGCCAAGGACGCAGGAAAAGGAAGACGGATGTTCACCGGACTGA
- a CDS encoding beta-ketoacyl-ACP synthase III, translating into MTAYIIGTGAYVPEQVVTNTALQEYVDTTDEWIVSRTGIKERRIAAPGESASMLGVEAARNALEDAGVPAQDVTHVLLGTFSPDAYIPATAYALRHHLGVPRGMAMDVSAACSGFLFALETARAILALHPEAIVLVVGSEVISSRLNWKDRSTCVLFGDGAGAVVVTSKPTSGSAEVVDVLLDGDGSLSELLVVRGGGSSAPLKLGEPVGDDFFVQMQGREIFKHAVRSMATITQSLLEKHGLKASDIDLVIPHQANIRIIESLASRLEIPMDKVFVNIEKYGNTSAASIPIALAEARREALIPPGSNVMLTAFGGGLNWAAALLRF; encoded by the coding sequence ATGACGGCATATATTATCGGAACCGGGGCCTACGTACCTGAACAGGTCGTGACCAACACCGCTCTTCAAGAGTATGTGGACACCACGGATGAATGGATCGTCAGCCGCACGGGGATCAAGGAGCGACGTATCGCTGCACCTGGAGAATCCGCATCCATGCTGGGCGTCGAGGCGGCCAGAAATGCCCTGGAAGATGCCGGAGTGCCCGCGCAAGATGTGACCCACGTCCTGCTGGGAACGTTTTCCCCTGATGCCTACATCCCCGCTACGGCCTATGCTCTGCGGCACCATTTGGGTGTTCCTCGGGGGATGGCCATGGACGTCTCCGCGGCCTGTTCAGGATTTTTGTTTGCCTTGGAGACCGCCCGGGCAATCCTTGCCCTGCATCCGGAAGCAATTGTCCTGGTGGTTGGCAGCGAAGTGATTTCCTCGCGCTTGAATTGGAAGGACCGTTCAACCTGCGTGCTCTTCGGCGACGGAGCAGGAGCCGTGGTGGTCACGTCCAAGCCGACTTCCGGCAGTGCGGAAGTGGTGGACGTTCTGCTCGATGGTGACGGATCGCTCAGCGAACTGCTGGTGGTGCGTGGTGGTGGGTCGTCTGCTCCGTTGAAACTGGGTGAGCCGGTTGGCGATGATTTTTTCGTCCAAATGCAAGGACGGGAAATCTTCAAGCATGCCGTGCGATCCATGGCGACCATAACTCAGAGTCTTTTGGAGAAGCATGGGCTGAAGGCCTCGGATATCGATTTGGTCATCCCGCATCAAGCAAATATCCGGATTATTGAGTCCCTGGCCAGTCGCTTGGAGATCCCCATGGACAAGGTTTTCGTGAATATCGAAAAATATGGCAACACTTCCGCGGCTTCCATCCCCATCGCCTTGGCGGAAGCCCGCCGGGAAGCATTGATTCCACCTGGAAGCAACGTTATGTTGACCGCATTTGGGGGAGGACTCAACTGGGCTGCGGCATTGTTGCGCTTCTGA
- the glyA gene encoding serine hydroxymethyltransferase, which translates to MNLDDLNRLDPEIAEAIGLEEQRQLHKLELIASENFTSPAVRMAMGSVLTHKYAEGYPGKRYYGGCEYVDMAETLAQDRAKQLFQSEYVNVQPHSGSQANMAVYFGALQPGDVILGMDLAHGGHLTHGSPVNFSGKLYKVVFYGVRKEDGTIDYDQVRSMAREHRPKVIVAGASAYSRVIDFPAFRDIADEVGAKLMVDMAHIAGLIAAKLHPSPVGSAHFITTTTHKTLRGPRGGMILATEEFGKLLNSQIFPGIQGGPLMHVIASKAVAFGEALRPTFARYQQQVINNAQAMAKALTEAGFNLVSGGTDNHLMLVDLTNKDITGKDAEIALDKAGITVNKNTVPFETRSPFVTSGIRLGTPALTTRGMTEEHMLRVVEWIVAALEQRENESELRKIESQVRDFASQFPLFAE; encoded by the coding sequence ATGAATCTTGACGACCTCAACCGCCTTGACCCAGAAATCGCGGAAGCGATCGGCCTGGAGGAGCAACGCCAACTGCACAAGCTCGAGTTGATCGCCTCGGAGAACTTTACATCTCCGGCCGTGCGCATGGCCATGGGCAGTGTTTTGACCCACAAATATGCCGAAGGCTATCCCGGCAAGCGCTATTACGGCGGTTGTGAATATGTCGACATGGCCGAGACTCTGGCCCAGGATCGCGCAAAGCAATTGTTTCAGTCCGAATACGTCAACGTTCAGCCGCACTCCGGTTCCCAGGCCAACATGGCCGTTTATTTCGGCGCACTCCAGCCGGGCGATGTCATTTTGGGGATGGACCTTGCTCATGGCGGTCACCTGACCCACGGCAGTCCGGTGAATTTTTCCGGGAAACTCTACAAGGTGGTGTTTTACGGAGTACGCAAGGAAGATGGGACCATCGACTATGATCAGGTTCGTTCCATGGCCCGCGAGCACCGTCCAAAAGTTATCGTCGCCGGTGCCAGCGCATATTCACGAGTGATTGATTTTCCAGCATTCCGTGATATCGCTGACGAGGTCGGGGCGAAGTTGATGGTGGACATGGCGCATATCGCCGGTTTAATTGCCGCGAAACTCCACCCCTCTCCAGTGGGCAGCGCGCATTTTATCACTACCACCACTCACAAGACCCTGCGTGGTCCTCGCGGGGGAATGATTCTTGCCACCGAAGAGTTCGGAAAGCTTCTGAACTCCCAGATTTTTCCCGGCATCCAGGGAGGGCCCTTGATGCATGTGATCGCCTCCAAGGCAGTTGCGTTTGGTGAGGCACTTCGGCCGACATTCGCCCGCTACCAGCAACAGGTGATCAATAATGCCCAGGCCATGGCCAAAGCCCTGACCGAGGCTGGATTCAACCTGGTGTCCGGTGGAACGGACAACCATCTGATGCTGGTTGACCTGACCAACAAGGACATCACCGGGAAGGACGCGGAAATCGCCCTGGATAAGGCTGGAATAACCGTGAACAAAAACACGGTGCCCTTTGAGACCCGTTCGCCTTTCGTGACGTCCGGCATTCGCCTGGGGACTCCGGCATTGACCACGCGAGGCATGACCGAAGAACATATGCTTCGCGTGGTAGAATGGATTGTGGCCGCCCTTGAGCAGCGGGAAAACGAGAGTGAACTGCGAAAAATTGAATCCCAGGTCCGGGATTTTGCTTCCCAGTTTCCTCTTTTCGCAGAGTAG
- the fabF gene encoding beta-ketoacyl-ACP synthase II — MSRKKIVVTGLSAVTPLGVDAQTSWERLIQGVSGVAPLTRFDCQEHATKIAAEVKGFEPEKYMPAKQTRRMELFAQFAVAGAKMLLEDARWTIPADRAHRTAAIIGCGIGGLDALERSQTTMLKSGPRKISAFFIPSLISNMAAGQVSIFTGAKGNNLVTTSACASGLHSIGTAFSELLLGRADVAICGGTEASLTPLAMAGFNALKALSTRNDEPQLASRPFENNRDGFVMGEGCGLLLLETLEHAQARGATILAEVVGYGASGDAYHITAPEENGEGMSLAMQAALDEAGVSPGDVDHINAHGTSTKLNDITETKAIKKVFGKHAASIPITGNKSMIGHLLGAAGGVESVFSVLTLHHGMIPGTINMVDPDPECDLDYVTDGSRKADVNYVLCNSFGFGGTNAAILYKRWDG; from the coding sequence ATGTCCAGAAAGAAAATAGTCGTTACCGGTTTGTCAGCTGTCACTCCGCTGGGGGTGGATGCCCAGACCAGTTGGGAACGGTTGATCCAGGGAGTATCGGGGGTTGCCCCATTGACCCGCTTCGATTGCCAGGAGCATGCAACCAAGATTGCCGCGGAGGTCAAGGGATTTGAGCCGGAGAAATACATGCCGGCCAAGCAGACCCGCCGGATGGAGTTGTTTGCCCAGTTTGCCGTGGCCGGTGCGAAGATGCTTCTGGAAGATGCCCGCTGGACCATACCAGCGGATCGGGCCCATCGCACCGCTGCAATCATTGGTTGCGGCATCGGCGGGTTGGATGCTTTGGAGCGTTCCCAGACGACCATGCTCAAAAGTGGTCCTCGTAAAATTTCCGCATTTTTCATTCCTTCGTTGATTTCCAACATGGCCGCTGGGCAGGTCTCCATTTTTACCGGCGCCAAGGGGAACAACCTGGTAACCACCTCGGCTTGCGCCTCTGGACTGCACTCCATCGGTACAGCTTTTTCCGAATTGTTGCTGGGCCGTGCCGACGTGGCCATTTGCGGTGGAACCGAAGCCAGTCTCACCCCGCTTGCCATGGCCGGCTTCAACGCACTCAAGGCCCTGTCCACGCGCAATGATGAACCGCAGTTGGCCTCGCGGCCCTTCGAGAACAACCGTGACGGATTCGTCATGGGCGAGGGCTGCGGCTTATTGCTTCTGGAAACCTTGGAACATGCTCAGGCTCGAGGAGCGACCATTTTAGCCGAGGTCGTGGGCTATGGCGCATCAGGCGACGCCTATCACATCACCGCTCCTGAAGAGAACGGCGAGGGCATGTCTCTGGCCATGCAGGCTGCTTTGGATGAAGCCGGCGTGTCTCCGGGAGACGTGGATCATATCAATGCGCATGGCACCTCTACGAAACTTAATGATATCACTGAGACGAAAGCAATTAAGAAGGTTTTCGGCAAGCATGCCGCCTCCATTCCCATTACGGGCAATAAATCGATGATCGGTCATCTGCTTGGAGCAGCCGGTGGGGTGGAGAGTGTTTTTTCCGTTCTGACCCTGCATCACGGCATGATTCCTGGGACGATCAACATGGTCGATCCGGATCCCGAGTGCGACTTGGATTATGTCACTGACGGATCCAGAAAGGCTGACGTCAACTATGTGCTTTGCAATTCCTTCGGTTTTGGCGGTACGAACGCCGCTATCCTCTACAAACGCTGGGACGGCTAA